One window of the Hippoglossus hippoglossus isolate fHipHip1 chromosome 9, fHipHip1.pri, whole genome shotgun sequence genome contains the following:
- the tet3 gene encoding methylcytosine dioxygenase TET3 isoform X6, producing MTVREVTSVDGPRSGGQMEIGSHDRLQEGALNLELANGVNRYCTDDEESMETEQQRAESMPPRKCWVAGHGKVSDTQQKEPCWNSSSGSTPGEPVHHANMEDAHNLVAFSAIAGSLPPSSSSSCLLAQPNTAQLYERFTQEMGAEGAQARISAGAPEGRRQTPEELNTLQTALSQAKHGHKPPNCNCDGPDCPDYLEWLEKKIKLATSEDQGSPKTTDAPPHLDRHLQQPRLQHQPHPYTQVNGGHHLSTSYSQQLQGSQGPYPDQVPCSKPPIPCSPQVLSLAKAKNINLQTAIAIEALTQLSGTNPHAVGSPGQSPYNSNLHHHQHTQNLPSQPPNGSSLILHSPGTHSASSRCQSVPPGIHTSQQAPVSCEHHRPQSQGQPPHASPLPSSTSPFPGQGKPQGFSHSPQQWQKGPGRGSEQRDSWMCIKSEPKSHFAAAPHSSSDPMSELKQLLGDTSGKFSNAPFKLPVTQQLSLNQNGGIQSQDNPALSRLKQEQDSGEHSHHAASMGHYGMANGQQQGQHYPGTHLSPGQAVISHSTQAALQQHLHYKRNLFSNHSPGFGAPGPSAPLACQSLKKWWPQMEAEGLPHLAIKQEPKEPRKKKSVQGSPVLKGISGMLASSPLPKPKQIIIKKTKQKASMPTFLPQTQISVQKPPVLMMDRAPALTSLQAGCFPPLHLHSNSTQAAAAGLPAPAQSQVSMSNSSMTPSFTVSALSENTPAHMGPLPPPMAPAAHAKSEGIGTLAPSNTSTTTPLTSMSPSSTSQLPSLINIDPKYEELIRQFEAEFGDAPDAGQSMEEIATAPQLGNQSQTSPRDLSPTSSSTSQSAPSVLTTQASSTPHPTDKEMEAHKDESGTQSESAMTQASTETPVKEKHEGPLHVPLHHEAMLDKQQQPSVIEDKFSIPCSPLPKRMKIETSGDITVLSTTCYSEEDTPTKDSLPSSPSLRGFLESPLRYLESPTKSLLDTPSKDLQSEFPLCTCVEQIQEKDEGPYYNHLGSGPTVASIRILMETRYGEKGDAVRIEKVVYTGREGKSSRGCPIAKWVIRRGSETEKLLCLVRERAGHHCANAVIIILIMAWEGVPKMLADKLYRELSDSLTKYGNPTSRRCGLNDDRTCACQGKDTESCGASFSFGCSWSMYFNGCKYARSKLPRKFRLQGDHPEEEEKLRDNFQDLATEVAPLYERLAPQAYSNQCQTESKAPECRLGLKDGRPFSGVTACMDFCAHAHKDQHNLHNGCTVVCTLTKEDNRSVQEIPEDEQLHVLPLYKISRTDEFGNEEAQNLKMKTRALQVLQAFRREVRKLPEPAKSCRQRRLEAKKAATEKKKSKLMQQAGEMPEKTVVKTEVCSAPQPQGNKAIIKQEMKPNIKKEPFNGSIDGYTVQAADPFNNIYPHPAYYARGGLPPNGQPSAPDPVNGYHPPPNLPAVHYGYYNYPPNALFPPKLRTYEGRNGSLPKAGGKAVQVDQKPDIQSLQAKLAQSYPGHLEQTCQPHHSAYGQPADYNQSRPSSVSSEHSNRGTPVIKQEPMDVPVYEGTVPSQAGAKTPSNIIQHAAWPGHKLNGSIAPTNWDSHLNQKQSSEASSLNLEKQQFHQHSQQRQSSPFPQQWASYPGSHAMMASPAPSPTHQVPLSPSPSPYPGTPLPGNIYQGSARPSTPHLSTPYPGTPQPGTSHSGSVTPQPGTPDPGNPRHWPSPAAYSPGLKHSNPAAYPDKIWSKTGESRCSTPLGLQEKAWKSCGGSVAGSTPSPAPEGRLFPDALQQSDQVHWDYRRAENDIESIKRREEDEVWSDSEHNFLDPNIGGVAVAPAHGSILIECARRELHATTPLRRPDRSHPTRISLVFYQHKNLNQPMHGLALWEAKMKILAERALQRQQEAALLGLSQEDIKALGKKRKWGATVAGASPGPGQSKDKREGPVTRLAPTFHTTSMVTVSPYAFTRLTGPYSHFV from the exons ATG ACTGTTCGTGAAGTCACTTCAGTGGATGGCCCCAGAAGTGGCGGCCAAATGGAAATTGGGTCACATGACCGCCTCCAGGAAGGCGCGCTGAACCTGGAACTGGCCAATGGAGTGAATCGCTACTGTACTGATGATGAAGAATCTAtggaaacagagcagcagagggcaGAAAGCATGCCTCCGAGAAAGTGCTGGGTGGCAGGACATGGCAAAGTTAGTGACACCCAACAAAAAGAGCCATGttggaacagcagcagtggttcAACCCCTGGTGAGCCTGTGCACCAtgcaaacatggaggatgcCCACAATCTGGTGGCTTTTTCCGCTATTGCTGGCTCCTtgcctccctcttcttcctcttcctgccttCTTGCGCAGCCTAACACAGCCCAGTTATATGAAAGGTTCACCCAGGAGATGGGTGCTGAGGGGGCTCAGGCCAGAATCTCTGCAGGTGCTCCTGAGGGAAGGCGTCAAACTCCAGAAGAGCTGAACACCCTACAGACAGCACTGAGCCAAGCCAAACACGGACACAAGCCCCCTAACTGCAACTGTGATGGGCCTGACTGTCCAGACTACCTTGAGTGGCTGGAGAAGAAGATTAAGTTGGCAACCAGCGAGGACCAAGGTTCCCCCAAGACCACTGATGCTCCCCCGCACTTAGACCGTCATCTACAACAACCCCGTTTGCAGCATCAACCTCATCCCTACACCCAGGTGAATGGTGGCCACCATCTTTCTACTTCATACTCTCAGCAGCTACAGGGATCTCAAGGCCCATACCCAGACCAAGTGCCCTGCTCCAAACCCCCAATTCCTTGCTCCCCCCAGGTGCTCTCCCTAGCCAAGGCAAAGAACATCAATCTTCAGACAGCTATTGCCATTGAAGCCCTGACCCAGTTATCTGGTACCAATCCACACGCTGTTGGCTCTCCTGGTCAAAGCCCTTACAACAGTAACCTTCATCACCACCAACATACCCAGAATCTCCCATCCCAGCCACCCAATGGCTCTAGCTTGATTCTACACTCTCCTGGCACCCACTCAGCATCTTCACGCTGTCAGTCCGTCCCCCCAGGAATACACACCAGCCAGCAGGCTCCAGTGTCCTGTGAGCACCACAGGCCCCAGTCCCAGGGCCAGCCACCTCATGcttcccctctcccctcctctacCTCTCCCTTCCCAGGTCAGGGAAAACCTCAAGGCTTCAGCCACAGTCCCCAACAATGGCAGAAGGGCCCAGGCAGAGGCTCTGAACAGAGGGATTCATGGATGTGTATTAAGTCTGAGCCCAAGTCTCACTTTGCTGCTGCACCTCACAGTAGCTCAGACCCTATGTCAGAGCTCAAACAGCTGCTTGGTGACACCAGTGGCAAGTTCAGCAATGCTCCTTTCAAGCTTCCAgtcacacagcagctcagctTGAACCAGAATGGAGGTATCCAGTCCCAGGATAACCCAGCACTGTCCAGGTTAAAGCAAGAGCAAGACTCTGGTGAGCACTCTCATCATGCTGCCTCCATGGGACATTATGGCATGGCTAATGGTCAGCAGCAGGGTCAGCACTACCCTGGCACTCACTTGTCACCTGGCCAAGCAGTCATCAGCCACTCCACTCAGGCAGCTCTACAACAGCACCTTCACTACAAGAGGAACCTCTTCTCTAACCACTCCCCTGGCTTTGGAGCACCAGGCCCATCTGCGCCTTTGGCTTGCCAAAGCTTGAAAAAATGGTGGCCACAGATGGAGGCAGAAGGTTTGCCACATCTGGCTATCAAGCAGGAACCTAAAGAACCCAGGAAGAAAAAGAGTGTCCAGGGGTCTCCTGTCTTAAAAGGTATAAGTGGGATGCTTGCAAGCTCTCCCTTGCCCAAACCCAAACAGATAATCATCAAGAAGACCAAGCAGAAAGCTTCCATGCCAACGTTCCTGCCTCAGACTCAGATCAGCGTACAAAAACCACCAGTCCTCATGATGGACAGAGCCCCGGCCCTGACCAGCCTGCAAGCAGGttgtttccctcctctgcaCCTCCATAGTAACTCcactcaggctgctgctgcaggcctCCCTGCCCCAGCCCAATCTCAGGTATCCATGTCCAACTCCTCAATGACTCCCTCTTTCACCGTTTCTGCTTTGTCAGAAAACACTCCAGCCCATATGGGCCCTCTGCCCCCACCTATGGCTCCTGCAGCCCATGCTAAGTCAGAAGGAATAGGCACCCTGGCCCCCAGTaacaccagcaccaccacacCTCTGACCTCCATGTCTCCATCCAGCACCTCACAATTACCGAGTCTTATCAACATAGACCCTAAGTACGAAGAACTGATTCGCCAGTTTGAGGCTGAATTTGGGGACGCCCCAGATGCTGGTCAGTCAATGGAGGAAATTGCTACAGCACCGCAGCTGGGGAATCAGTCCCAGACCAGTCCTCGGGACCTCAGTCCCACATCATCATCCACGTCCCAGTCAGCTCCCTCAGTTCTCACCACTCAAGCTAGTTCCACACCTCATCCAACTGATAAGGAGATGGAAGCTCACAAGGATGAGTCAGGGACCCAAAGTGAATCAGCCATGACCCAGGCTTCCACAGAGACCCCTGTGAAGGAGAAGCATGAGGGGCCCCTCCATGTCCCTCTGCATCATGAGGCAATGCTGGACAAGCAGCAGCAACCCAGTGTGATAGAGGATAAGTTCAGCATTCCTTGTTCCCCGCTGCCTAAACGCATGAAGATTGAAACCTCGGGTGATATAACAGTACTGTCCACCACATGCTATTCTGAGGAGGACACTCCCACGAAGGACAGTCTGccttcttctccatctctcagAGGCTTCCTCGAGTCTCCTCTGCGTTACCTGGAGAGCCCCACCAAGAGCTTGCTGGATACTCCCTCCAAGGATCTACAGTCAGAGTTTCCCCTCTGTACCTGTGTGG aaCAAATCCAGGAGAAAGACGAAGGACCCTACTACAATCACCTGGGATCTGGACCTACTGTTGCATCCATCCGAATTCTGATGGAGACCAG GTATGGAGAGAAAGGGGATGCCGTCCGGATTGAGAAGGTGGTGTACACaggcagagagggaaagagtTCACGAGGATGTCCAATCGCGAAGTGG gtCATCCGCCGTGGCAGTGAGACTGAGAAGCTGCTCTGCCTGGTGCGTGAGCGTGCAGGCCACCACTGTGCCAACgctgtcatcatcatcctcattatGGCCTGGGAAGGTGTCCCGAAGATGCTGGCTGACAAGCTGTACCGTGAGCTCAGCGACAGCCTCACCAAATACGGCAACCCCACCAGCCGACGCTGTGGCCTGAATGATGA ccgTACCTGTGCATGTCAAGGCAAGGATACCGAGAGTTGTGGTGCTTCCTTCTCCTTTGGCTGCTCGTGGAGTATGTACTTTAATGGCTGCAAGTACGCTCGAAGCAAACTGCCGCGCAAGTTCAGGCTACAAGGAGATCACCCTGAAGAG gaggagaaactcaGGGATAACTTTCAGGATCTGGCAACTGAGGTGGCTCCTTTGTACGAACGGCTCGCCCCACAGGCATACAGTAATCAG TGTCAGACAGAGTCCAAAGCTCCAGAGTGCAGGCTGGGCTTAAAGGATGGCCGACCGTTCTCTGGAGTCACTGCTTGCATGGACTTCTGCGCCCACGCTCATAAGGACCAGCACAATCTCCATAATGGTTGCACAGTG GTGTGCACTTTAACTAAAGAGGACAACCGTTCAGTGCAGGAGATCCCTGAGGACGAGCAGCTTCATGTGTTGCCTCTTTACAAGATCTCCCGGACTGATGAGTTTGGCAACGAGGAGGCCCAGAACCTCAAGATGAAAACAAGAGCACTCCAGGTGCTGCAGGCTTTCCGCCGTGAAGTACGCAAATTGCCCGAACCTGCCAAGTCTTGCCGACAGCGCCGACTGGAGGCCAAGAAGGCTGCgacggagaagaagaaaagtaaaCTAATGCAGCAGGCAGGGGAGATGCCAGAGAAAACAGTGGTGAAGACTGAGGTCTGCAGTGCACCTCAACCCCAAGGCAATAAAG CAATTATAAAACAAGAGATGAAGCCCAACATCAAGAAGGAGCCCTTCAACGGATCAATTGATGGATACACTGTGCAGGCAGCAGACCCATTCAACAACATTTATCCACACCCTGCCTACTATGCAAGGGGAGGCCTCCCCCCAAATGGCCAGCCCTCTGCACCTGATCCAGTGAATGGTTACCATCCACCACCCAATCTGCCCGCAGTGCACTATGGCTACTACAACTACCCCCCTAATGCACTTTTCCCCCCTAAGCTGAGAACCTACGAGGGTCGAAATGGCTCTTTGCCCAAAGCAGGCGGTAAGGCTGTCCAAGTAGACCAGAAACCTGATATTCAGAGCCTTCAGGCCAAACTGGCCCAGTCCTACCCTGGCCACCTGGAGCAAACCTGCCAACCACACCATAGCGCTTATGGCCAGCCTGCAGATTACAACCAGTCCcgtccttcctctgtctcctctgagcACTCCAACAGGGGCACTCCAGTAATCAAACAGGAGCCTATGGATGTGCCAGTCTATGAAGGCACAGTGCCAAGCCAGGCTGGTGCTAAAACACCAAgcaacatcatccagcatgcTGCTTGGCCAGGACACAAGCTTAATGGAAGTATCGCTCCCACAAACTGGGACAGCCATCTGAACCAGAAACAAAGTTCTGAAGCCTCATCACTGAACCTGGAAAAGCAGCAGTTTCACCAGCACTCACAGCAGCGGCAGTCCTCTCCTTTCCCCCAGCAGTGGGCATCATACCCAGGCTCACATGCAATGATGGCCTCCCCTGCCCCATCACCAACACACCAGGtacctctctctccatctccatccccTTACCCTGGCACTCCGCTCCCAGGTAACATATACCAAGGCTCTGCACGTCCTTCCACCCCACACCTAAGCACCCCTTACCCAGGTACACCACAGCCTGGCACCTCTCACTCAGGCTCAGTTACACCACAGCCAGGTACCCCAGACCCTGGCAACCCCAGACACTGGCCTAGCCCTGCTGCATATAGCCCTGGTTTGAAGCACAGCAATCCTGCAGCATACCCTGACAAAATCTGGTCCAAGACTGGGGAGAGTCGATGTTCCACTCCCCTTGGGCTCCAGGAGAAGGCCTGGAAGTCTTGTGGAGGTTCAGTGGCAGGCAGTACTCCGTCCCCTGCCCCTGAGGGCCGTCTCTTCCCTGATGCCCTGCAGCAGTCAGATCAGGTCCACTGGGACTACAGGCGAGCTGAGAATGACATCGAGAGCATCAAGCGCCGGGAAGAGGACGAGGTGTGGTCGGACAGCGAGCACAACTTCCTGGATCCCAATATTGGGGGTGTAGCTGTTGCACCAGCCCATGGCTCCATCTTGATTGAATGTGCCCGTCGGGAATTACATGCCACCACACCACTCAGAAGGCCTGATCGCTCCCATCCCACCCGCATCTCCCTGGTCTTCTACCAGCACAAGAACCTCAACCAGCCCATGCACGGCCTGGCTCTGTGGGAGGCCAAAATGAAGATACTGGCAGAGCGAGCACTGCAGAGGCAGCAGGAAGCGGCTCTCCTTGGCCTCTCCCAGGAAGACATCAAGGCCCTCGGTAAGAAACGCAAATGGGGGGCTACAGTGGCAGGTGCGAGTCCAGGACCAGGACAATCTAAAGACAAGAGGGAAGGGCCAGTGACAAGGTTAGCCCCCACGTTCCACACCACCTCTATGGTTACTGTGTCTCCCTATGCCTTCACCCGCCTCACTGGGCCCTACAGCCACTTTGTCTGA